The Engystomops pustulosus chromosome 1, aEngPut4.maternal, whole genome shotgun sequence genome has a window encoding:
- the YPEL1 gene encoding protein yippee-like 1 isoform X2 produces the protein MVKMTKSKTFQAYLPNCHRTYSCIHCRAHLANHDELISKSFQGSQGRAYLFNSVVNVGCGPAEERVLLTGLHAVADIYCENCKTTLGWKYEHAFESSQKYKEGKFIIELAHMIKDNGWD, from the exons ATGGTGAAAATGACAAAGTCCAAAACTTTCCAGGCCTATCTGCCAAACTGTCACAGGACCTACAGCTGTATTCACTGCAGAGCACATTTAGCCAATCACGATGAGTTGATATCCAAG TCATTTCAGGGAAGTCAAGGACGAGCCTACCTCTTCAACTCTGT GGTAAATGTCGGCTGTGGACCAGCAGAAGAGCGGGTCCTTTTAACCGGGTTGCATGCAGTTGCTGATATATACTGTGAGAACTGTAAAACCACACTTGGCTGGAAATAT GAACATGCCTTTGAAAGCAGTCAGAAATACAAGGAAGGAAAGTTTATCATTGAACTGGCTCACATGATAAAAGACAATGGCTGGGATTGA
- the YPEL1 gene encoding protein yippee-like 1 isoform X1 yields the protein MVVFLLWHLCGKCHTLPKPTTAFACIFQCFFCQRVQQSCNSSSASPELSEEPQTDMVKMTKSKTFQAYLPNCHRTYSCIHCRAHLANHDELISKSFQGSQGRAYLFNSVVNVGCGPAEERVLLTGLHAVADIYCENCKTTLGWKYEHAFESSQKYKEGKFIIELAHMIKDNGWD from the exons GTTGTCTTTCTCCTTTGGCATCTGTGTGGGAAGTGCCACACACTCCCCAAACCAACAACGGCTTTTGCTTGCATTTTCCAGTGTTTCTTTTGTCAGAGAGTGCAGCAAAGTTGTAATTCTTCCAGTGCCAGCCCCGAGCTGAGTGAGGAACCACAGACAGACATGGTGAAAATGACAAAGTCCAAAACTTTCCAGGCCTATCTGCCAAACTGTCACAGGACCTACAGCTGTATTCACTGCAGAGCACATTTAGCCAATCACGATGAGTTGATATCCAAG TCATTTCAGGGAAGTCAAGGACGAGCCTACCTCTTCAACTCTGT GGTAAATGTCGGCTGTGGACCAGCAGAAGAGCGGGTCCTTTTAACCGGGTTGCATGCAGTTGCTGATATATACTGTGAGAACTGTAAAACCACACTTGGCTGGAAATAT GAACATGCCTTTGAAAGCAGTCAGAAATACAAGGAAGGAAAGTTTATCATTGAACTGGCTCACATGATAAAAGACAATGGCTGGGATTGA